From Phaeocystidibacter marisrubri, the proteins below share one genomic window:
- a CDS encoding PKD domain-containing protein — MKTILLSVFLLFTVALHSQCIESLPFTESFSSTDWAIPSTSPNAGSIDACWSRDGITDLYWRPNQGTTPLPNTGPLGDHTTGTGKYVFLEHSGVFNSKTQASLITTWVDLSGAINPQLRYWRHMYGFGVGSLIVQVQAYGSSTWSTLGSTTGITHNSYSDPWTEGVQSLTTYLNDTVRFRFVGSRLGSVTQCNIALDDITVIDANGCSTPNNLNVQLRTQTSVTLNWFSTNTTGALIKYFKVSGGSVTPTVVNAGISGPYTVTGLDPGTEYGFYVRDSCGVGNVGPWHGPIFTNTLCGLISAPWTEGFEGPAFVPSSSTTQVGSIHPCWIRTPSTPSPYVWVPGPNAVIFTQSGPSTGHNSSKWMMCDRTSFSSTSLSASFRSPHIDLSTLTNPELRYWYHMYGANIDRLEVEINTGTGGWQLLQTISGQQQFSKTDPWIEEAISLSAYANQTVFLRFKGYNNGNTFLANIAIDDVSIDEAPPCPRPNPFTLTSQTSTTATFSFTSGGTSPWQVEYGAPGFSPGSGTLQNVTSNPFTLTGLTPQTTYDVYMRDTCGAIGVSLWTGPLSVTTECAPSSAPFSEGFEGSSFTPGSFGVQGGLDPCWSASSDQTGYYWTPSPPSFINFASGPNTAHSGSDYMYTDGGFIPGASDTAVLTSPLIDLTPLTNPELTFWYHMFGPQINSLKVQVFDGTSWLTEWSVSGQQHNSKSAAWLEATVDLTSYAGSTIQIRFVGKRSSATGDDLRIAIDDVDIHEQPPCPKVTGFSFIGKSQTSINLVWNVASGTNWIIEYGYQGFSPGSGTVITGVTGSPYNVTGLSPSTAYDFYITRDCGTNGTSDVTGPLTVSTVCGPVAAPFVETFESPGWVKGTFFPDLGSLEPCWTRSDTTSFIWSVENLNTFPNNSGPDGDHTTGSGNYMYTDFRSTANVSTFLQMPNIDLSPLDTPELRFFYHMYGAAIDHLKVQVKTASSSWTDVWSRNGQQQTSSSASFNQAILNLSAYRGQIVMIRFVGQRLTSGFTNSEIAIDDISIDEKPQCPAPSGLTTTPVGVSAIQLSWTAGGGASTQIEYGPQGFSPGSGTLVNAPNNPFIVTGLSANTAYDFYVRDSCGTGGVSWANGPVSGTTYPCADACLYELILSDLNNDGWNAGGLNGLHVLEVTVDGTTTDYTLTSGSLKSFLVPICNNQPFSLKFTNNGFLSNQCGIIFKDPSGATLYSRNPSNAVLGTAVLYSDTGSCTTVCPDPVGLTANNITPISADILWSSISGDARIAYGPVGFTPGTPYQTGLATSYTLTGLTPGTTYDVYVQDTCTNGLVSGWVGPLRFTTLNCNPPSAAFTATASGLVATFDGSSSSSNVTTHTWYYGDGNSGGGMSNAHTYSSPGIYQVVLVVSNPCGILDSALQTLVVCGTPTAAFTSNKSGLNISLDASSSTGIGMSYAWDFGDGNTGTGLTTTHVYAAAGNYSVRLIVTDTCGSDDTSIVAYTICAPTLPVITYTTTGMTVNFDGSGSVNALTYDWYFGDGNSGTGVNPSHTYALNQNYTVTLTITNACGDTSLTDTVIALCTEPIAKWTYNIISSGGSGMLVQFDGTASIGTTYNWDFGDGGTASGTNFPTHTYTTPGLFYWVTLIVGNDCSDSDTMRYKLNQIGLEEVDNDEHSISLYPNPSSGSFTLKFDNPSQGRVVVNLLDVGGKSMIQDLPMEDQSESEFRVQVVVPPGVYMLQIVMADRIHYKRLVIQ; from the coding sequence GTGAAAACAATATTACTATCCGTTTTCTTACTCTTTACCGTCGCATTGCATTCTCAATGTATAGAGTCACTCCCATTTACGGAAAGTTTTAGCTCAACAGATTGGGCTATTCCCTCTACCAGTCCGAATGCAGGTTCCATTGATGCCTGCTGGAGTAGAGATGGCATCACCGATCTCTATTGGCGTCCCAATCAAGGGACAACCCCATTGCCAAACACGGGCCCCCTTGGAGATCATACTACGGGAACAGGCAAGTATGTTTTCTTAGAACACAGTGGCGTATTCAATTCAAAAACTCAAGCGAGTTTAATCACCACCTGGGTAGATTTATCGGGAGCCATCAATCCACAGCTGAGATATTGGCGTCACATGTATGGATTTGGAGTGGGTTCTTTAATTGTTCAAGTTCAAGCCTATGGTTCTAGCACGTGGAGTACGCTAGGAAGTACAACTGGGATTACTCATAATAGTTATTCCGATCCATGGACGGAAGGCGTACAATCCCTTACTACTTACTTAAATGATACCGTAAGATTCCGCTTTGTAGGGAGTCGCTTGGGTTCAGTTACACAATGCAATATCGCATTGGATGATATTACAGTGATTGATGCAAACGGATGTAGTACCCCAAACAACCTAAACGTGCAATTGAGAACCCAAACATCGGTTACTCTCAATTGGTTTTCAACGAACACAACTGGTGCATTGATCAAGTATTTTAAGGTGTCTGGCGGATCCGTTACACCCACCGTGGTGAATGCGGGAATATCCGGTCCTTATACCGTAACGGGATTAGACCCAGGAACGGAATATGGATTTTATGTAAGAGATAGCTGTGGGGTAGGCAACGTGGGGCCATGGCATGGCCCTATTTTCACCAATACCCTGTGTGGATTGATCAGCGCACCATGGACGGAAGGATTTGAGGGACCAGCCTTTGTACCATCGTCTTCTACCACACAGGTAGGGTCCATTCATCCATGTTGGATTCGAACTCCAAGTACCCCCTCACCCTATGTATGGGTTCCGGGACCCAATGCCGTTATTTTTACACAATCAGGACCATCAACAGGGCACAATTCGTCCAAGTGGATGATGTGTGATCGGACCAGTTTCTCGAGCACTTCTCTTTCTGCATCCTTTCGTTCACCACATATTGATCTATCAACCTTAACCAACCCAGAGTTGCGCTATTGGTACCACATGTATGGAGCCAACATCGATCGTTTAGAGGTTGAAATCAATACAGGAACAGGGGGCTGGCAGTTGCTTCAAACCATTTCAGGCCAGCAGCAATTCAGCAAAACAGACCCTTGGATTGAAGAGGCTATTTCGTTGAGTGCTTATGCCAATCAAACAGTCTTCCTCCGATTCAAAGGCTATAACAATGGAAATACATTCTTGGCCAACATTGCTATAGACGATGTGAGCATTGATGAAGCTCCTCCATGTCCTCGTCCCAATCCATTCACTTTAACCTCTCAAACTAGCACCACAGCTACTTTCTCTTTCACCTCGGGAGGTACTTCACCATGGCAGGTTGAGTATGGTGCACCTGGCTTTTCTCCAGGATCGGGAACTCTGCAAAATGTGACATCTAATCCATTTACACTTACAGGTTTAACGCCACAAACTACTTATGACGTGTACATGAGAGATACATGTGGTGCAATAGGAGTAAGTTTATGGACTGGCCCTCTGTCGGTTACCACAGAATGTGCCCCTTCCAGTGCTCCATTTTCCGAAGGTTTTGAGGGAAGTTCATTTACACCAGGTTCTTTTGGTGTTCAAGGTGGACTCGACCCATGTTGGAGTGCGAGTAGCGATCAGACCGGATATTATTGGACACCTTCACCTCCTTCTTTTATCAACTTTGCTAGTGGTCCAAATACCGCGCACAGTGGTAGTGACTACATGTACACGGATGGTGGTTTTATTCCGGGGGCAAGTGATACCGCGGTATTGACTTCACCTCTCATCGACTTGACTCCATTGACCAATCCAGAGCTTACATTCTGGTATCACATGTTTGGGCCTCAAATTAATAGTCTAAAAGTTCAAGTTTTCGACGGAACTTCTTGGTTAACAGAGTGGAGTGTTTCAGGCCAGCAACACAATTCTAAGTCGGCTGCGTGGTTAGAGGCAACTGTAGACCTTACTTCTTATGCAGGGTCTACCATTCAAATTCGCTTTGTAGGAAAGCGGAGCAGTGCAACGGGTGATGATTTGCGTATTGCCATTGATGATGTTGATATTCATGAACAGCCACCTTGTCCTAAGGTTACAGGGTTCAGTTTTATCGGTAAATCTCAAACCAGTATCAATTTAGTATGGAATGTAGCATCGGGTACCAATTGGATTATTGAATACGGTTACCAAGGATTTTCTCCGGGATCGGGAACAGTGATTACGGGCGTTACCGGCTCTCCATATAACGTGACCGGACTCAGCCCTTCCACGGCTTACGATTTCTACATTACCCGAGATTGTGGTACCAATGGAACGAGTGATGTGACGGGGCCCCTCACCGTGAGCACTGTGTGTGGACCAGTCGCCGCGCCGTTTGTAGAAACCTTTGAATCGCCAGGATGGGTGAAGGGAACTTTCTTTCCTGATCTTGGCTCGTTGGAGCCTTGTTGGACCCGATCAGACACTACAAGCTTTATTTGGTCGGTAGAGAATTTGAATACTTTCCCCAATAATTCAGGTCCAGATGGCGATCACACCACAGGGAGTGGAAACTACATGTACACCGACTTCCGGAGTACGGCCAATGTCAGTACGTTCTTGCAAATGCCAAATATTGACTTGTCTCCACTAGATACGCCGGAACTTCGCTTTTTCTATCACATGTATGGAGCGGCCATCGACCATCTCAAAGTCCAAGTGAAAACGGCTTCATCGAGTTGGACTGATGTTTGGAGTAGAAATGGGCAACAGCAGACAAGCAGCTCAGCCTCGTTTAATCAGGCCATCTTGAACCTGTCGGCCTACCGTGGGCAAATCGTCATGATCCGTTTTGTTGGTCAGCGTTTGACCTCAGGTTTCACCAATTCTGAAATCGCAATAGATGATATCAGCATAGATGAGAAGCCGCAATGTCCCGCGCCATCGGGGTTGACGACTACACCAGTAGGTGTGAGCGCAATACAGCTCTCGTGGACAGCCGGAGGGGGAGCCTCAACTCAAATTGAATATGGACCTCAGGGATTTTCTCCGGGAAGTGGAACCTTAGTTAACGCTCCCAATAATCCGTTCATTGTTACCGGGTTATCTGCCAATACAGCCTATGATTTCTATGTTCGCGACAGTTGTGGTACAGGGGGTGTAAGCTGGGCAAATGGACCAGTTTCGGGAACAACTTACCCATGTGCTGATGCGTGTTTATACGAGCTTATATTGTCTGATTTGAACAATGACGGATGGAATGCAGGGGGACTTAACGGACTTCACGTTCTAGAAGTGACGGTGGATGGAACCACAACGGATTACACGCTGACATCAGGAAGTCTCAAGTCGTTTTTAGTTCCCATTTGTAACAACCAGCCGTTTAGTCTTAAGTTTACTAACAACGGTTTCTTGAGCAATCAATGTGGAATTATTTTCAAGGATCCGAGTGGAGCTACCCTTTATTCGAGGAATCCAAGCAACGCTGTACTTGGAACGGCAGTTTTGTATTCAGACACGGGGAGTTGTACAACGGTTTGTCCAGATCCCGTAGGTCTTACCGCAAATAACATCACGCCAATTTCAGCAGATATTCTTTGGAGTTCCATTTCAGGAGATGCGCGCATAGCTTATGGCCCAGTAGGATTTACGCCGGGAACGCCCTATCAAACTGGATTAGCTACGAGTTATACGCTTACAGGTTTAACACCAGGAACTACGTATGATGTCTATGTTCAAGATACGTGTACCAATGGGTTAGTAAGTGGTTGGGTTGGACCGTTGAGGTTTACAACCCTGAACTGTAATCCACCATCAGCTGCATTTACAGCAACGGCCAGTGGTCTTGTTGCCACATTCGATGGTTCGTCAAGTAGCTCGAACGTAACAACCCACACTTGGTATTACGGGGATGGCAATTCGGGAGGCGGTATGAGTAATGCGCATACCTATAGTTCGCCAGGAATTTATCAAGTCGTTCTAGTGGTTTCTAATCCATGTGGAATTCTCGATAGTGCGCTTCAAACTCTTGTGGTATGTGGTACTCCAACGGCGGCATTTACTTCTAATAAATCGGGATTGAATATCAGTCTAGATGCTAGTTCGTCCACCGGTATAGGAATGAGCTACGCATGGGATTTTGGAGATGGAAATACTGGAACGGGGTTGACCACCACTCATGTGTATGCAGCAGCAGGTAACTACAGCGTTCGGTTGATTGTTACCGATACGTGTGGTTCAGATGACACCTCCATCGTAGCCTATACCATCTGTGCTCCAACACTGCCTGTGATCACCTATACCACGACGGGGATGACCGTAAACTTCGACGGTTCTGGATCCGTGAATGCACTTACATATGATTGGTATTTTGGAGATGGAAATTCAGGAACTGGAGTGAATCCATCCCATACCTATGCCTTGAATCAGAATTATACCGTAACTCTCACCATAACAAACGCTTGTGGCGATACGTCTTTAACCGATACTGTTATAGCACTGTGTACAGAGCCCATTGCGAAGTGGACTTACAATATCATCAGTTCTGGAGGCAGTGGTATGCTTGTCCAGTTTGATGGAACAGCGAGTATTGGTACTACTTACAATTGGGATTTTGGAGACGGAGGTACTGCTTCAGGCACCAACTTCCCAACGCATACCTATACCACTCCAGGCCTCTTTTATTGGGTAACTTTGATTGTAGGGAATGATTGTTCCGACAGCGATACCATGCGATATAAGCTCAATCAGATAGGCTTAGAGGAAGTGGATAACGATGAGCATTCCATATCACTTTATCCAAACCCTAGTTCAGGTTCATTTACATTGAAGTTCGATAATCCAAGTCAAGGGAGAGTAGTAGTCAATCTTCTCGATGTTGGCGGTAAATCGATGATTCAGGACTTGCCAATGGAAGATCAATCTGAAAGTGAGTTCCGCGTTCAAGTGGTTGTTCCACCAGGAGTGTACATGTTACAGATCGTTATGGCGGATCGAATCCATTATAAACGATTAGTGATTCAGTGA
- a CDS encoding DUF4159 domain-containing protein, giving the protein MKKKHFVAAIGIFSALFLCSFKPSQYEIAVLKYRGGGDWYANPTALTNLIEFCSNELSIDLNKSYQTVEAGSQDLFNYPFVHMTGHGNVEWNNQERENLRNWLNAGGFLHIDDNYGMDKYVRIQLQQLFPNNELREIAADHPIFHQPFDLPEGLPKVHEHDGGSPQAFGIFIEGRLAVFYSFESDLGDGWEDPEVHNDPAPLRQKALKMGANLISYAFNGAVYVQNH; this is encoded by the coding sequence ATGAAGAAAAAGCACTTCGTTGCCGCTATAGGCATATTCTCTGCCTTATTTCTCTGCTCTTTCAAACCTAGTCAGTATGAAATTGCCGTGCTCAAGTACCGTGGAGGTGGGGATTGGTATGCCAATCCAACAGCCCTTACCAACTTGATAGAATTCTGTTCAAATGAGTTATCGATAGATTTGAATAAATCTTATCAAACCGTAGAGGCCGGATCTCAAGACCTATTCAACTACCCGTTCGTGCACATGACGGGTCACGGCAACGTTGAGTGGAACAATCAAGAGCGAGAAAACTTGCGAAATTGGCTGAATGCTGGTGGCTTTCTCCACATCGATGACAATTATGGAATGGACAAGTACGTCCGCATTCAACTACAGCAACTTTTTCCCAACAACGAATTGCGTGAAATTGCCGCAGATCATCCCATTTTCCACCAACCTTTCGACCTACCTGAAGGATTGCCTAAAGTTCACGAACACGATGGTGGATCCCCGCAAGCCTTTGGTATTTTCATTGAAGGTCGACTGGCAGTCTTCTATTCCTTTGAAAGTGATTTGGGCGATGGATGGGAAGATCCTGAAGTGCATAACGACCCTGCTCCCCTTCGACAAAAAGCGCTGAAAATGGGTGCGAATTTGATATCTTACGCTTTTAACGGTGCAGTCTATGTTCAAAACCACTGA
- a CDS encoding AI-2E family transporter → MFKTTELVKSVFQLLFWAAIAWLVYTVRGMLVYLVVGAILTVMGKPIVRNLHKLQIGKFRLPLWICSILTIIIFAGIIVGGASLLIPELVSEITMLSKIDYNSVFKHFEGSITSVQTLMQDWNILPEVSESDLRESLAEIFNLHTIRSTFGTLVGGLGNVGIAIFSIIFILFFFLKEERLADAFIENFVNAKYTKSVESVIPKVKKTLTRYFIGLTIQLSVIFTLVYLGLSLIGIENAVVIALFAATMNVIPYIGPIIGIGFGLVLGLGQELAIDPSIDILLTSGKILMVFIIIQLLDNIVSQPLIFSNSINAHPLEIFIVISIAGTLAGIAGMVIAVPLYSVLRIIAKESKVNVKFIETLSKNA, encoded by the coding sequence ATGTTCAAAACCACTGAGCTCGTAAAATCGGTATTTCAACTCCTCTTTTGGGCGGCCATCGCTTGGCTGGTATATACCGTAAGAGGAATGCTGGTCTACCTTGTGGTTGGAGCCATTCTAACCGTGATGGGTAAGCCCATTGTTCGAAACCTACACAAGCTCCAAATTGGTAAATTCCGTTTGCCCCTTTGGATTTGCTCCATTCTTACCATCATCATTTTTGCAGGCATTATAGTTGGAGGAGCTTCTCTTCTCATACCAGAATTGGTGAGTGAAATCACTATGCTTTCCAAAATCGATTACAACTCGGTTTTCAAGCATTTTGAGGGAAGCATCACTTCGGTACAAACGCTGATGCAGGATTGGAATATTTTGCCAGAAGTCTCTGAATCTGATTTGCGAGAATCCCTGGCGGAAATATTCAACCTACACACCATTCGTTCCACTTTTGGAACTTTGGTTGGCGGACTAGGCAATGTTGGAATTGCAATCTTCTCTATCATTTTCATCCTCTTCTTTTTCTTAAAAGAGGAACGCTTGGCAGATGCGTTCATCGAGAATTTTGTGAACGCGAAATACACGAAAAGTGTAGAATCAGTTATCCCAAAGGTGAAGAAAACTCTCACACGTTACTTCATCGGTTTAACCATTCAATTGTCGGTTATCTTCACATTGGTCTACCTTGGTCTAAGTTTGATAGGAATCGAAAATGCGGTGGTCATTGCACTATTTGCAGCCACGATGAATGTCATTCCTTACATCGGACCCATTATTGGAATTGGTTTCGGACTTGTGCTTGGCTTAGGACAAGAGTTGGCCATTGATCCTAGTATAGATATCCTACTGACTTCTGGAAAGATTCTGATGGTGTTTATCATTATCCAATTGTTGGACAACATCGTATCCCAACCACTGATCTTTTCAAACAGCATCAACGCACACCCACTCGAAATATTCATTGTGATTTCCATTGCAGGAACATTAGCAGGAATTGCGGGAATGGTGATTGCTGTGCCTCTTTACTCCGTACTCAGAATCATTGCTAAGGAATCTAAAGTGAATGTAAAGTTCATTGAGACCTTAAGTAAAAACGCCTAG
- a CDS encoding class I SAM-dependent methyltransferase: MLPFSPDELRDFIQKNEHTRPADIILRVKAEDREKTKSLIEQMDARKRLADKVPEWAERFDLFLPPASNLAQASNTETAEYKAQDVIGRLLDLTAGSGIDGWKMGGKADTFTAVDPNSELAKRTSYNLQTLGIPHEFHICTAEEFVASCTEKYDWIYLDPSRKTEGGSKAVALHRMLPDVPSIWKQIHEIATHVKMKLSPLFDLRVIELELPYVYKIEVLAKKGEVKEIVTTSSKTNSTDLSITAAELAHGREWSYTAKRSDLGEKPEQAKSWGKYLYDPSAALNKAGLSDHYAYKHGLCRVMNNVPLYTHSELLPAYPGRIFEIIETGKPFKLKNLPKRLSIVTRNYFDKPEMIRKRLKAGESDDDFLFAVSENRKNAVFIYATKVV, encoded by the coding sequence ATGCTGCCATTCTCACCGGATGAACTCCGTGACTTCATTCAGAAGAACGAACACACACGTCCTGCGGATATCATTCTAAGAGTGAAAGCTGAAGATCGAGAGAAGACAAAATCGCTCATTGAACAGATGGATGCCAGAAAACGCCTGGCCGACAAAGTTCCAGAATGGGCTGAACGGTTTGACCTCTTTCTTCCTCCTGCTTCAAACTTGGCTCAGGCCAGCAATACAGAAACAGCGGAATACAAAGCACAAGACGTCATTGGCAGGCTGTTAGACCTCACCGCTGGTTCGGGGATCGATGGTTGGAAAATGGGAGGGAAAGCAGATACTTTCACTGCTGTTGACCCCAATTCAGAATTGGCCAAACGCACGTCGTACAACCTACAAACTCTCGGCATTCCCCACGAATTTCACATCTGTACCGCCGAAGAGTTTGTCGCAAGTTGCACGGAAAAATACGATTGGATTTACCTCGACCCTTCCCGAAAAACAGAAGGCGGCTCTAAAGCGGTCGCTCTACACCGAATGCTTCCAGACGTGCCAAGCATTTGGAAGCAAATCCATGAAATTGCAACGCATGTGAAGATGAAACTCTCCCCTCTCTTCGATTTGCGAGTTATAGAATTGGAACTTCCCTACGTCTATAAAATTGAAGTCTTGGCCAAAAAAGGAGAAGTCAAAGAGATTGTCACTACTTCTTCCAAAACTAATTCCACCGACCTTTCCATTACGGCTGCAGAATTGGCCCATGGTAGAGAGTGGTCATATACCGCAAAAAGAAGTGACCTCGGAGAAAAACCAGAACAAGCTAAGAGTTGGGGAAAATATTTATACGATCCATCTGCTGCCTTGAATAAGGCCGGATTATCGGATCACTACGCATATAAACACGGATTGTGTCGCGTTATGAATAACGTCCCACTCTACACGCATTCCGAGCTGTTGCCAGCGTATCCGGGAAGAATATTTGAAATCATTGAAACGGGTAAGCCATTCAAATTAAAGAACCTACCCAAACGATTGAGCATTGTAACGCGTAATTACTTCGACAAACCAGAGATGATTCGCAAACGACTAAAAGCCGGTGAGAGCGACGATGATTTTTTGTTCGCCGTCTCAGAAAATCGGAAAAATGCCGTTTTCATTTACGCGACGAAAGTGGTCTGA